The DNA segment CAGGACTCTTCTCTAAAAAGTGCTGTTATAAATccagtcaatcattttgctcaccCTGTGATCCACCAGAAAGTGATCTTGGACAGGAAGGAAGCTCCTGACTCTGGACATGGATTCTGTACACAAtttaacagtataataataataataattcacagtACTGCTCAATTATTCAATGCTCAGAAATCATATTTCTATTATTAACTAAAAAAATCTGAAAGTTCTATAAAGTTCACTAACTAAGTCTTTGACAGCCTGTGAAAAGAGTGGAGGCTGGTCGGACAAGCAGGACAAGATCAGTGAGATGAGCAGCAAGGCGTAATATATGTAGAAGGTGGTATATCTGAACACATCCACACTGGCAGGCTGAAGGAAAGATCATATGAACAAACAAGCTTTTAGtatattgatatttaatttttgctaatattatattatatatatatatatataaaaacaagcaTAAACACTGTTTAGAAGGGCTGAACCTTTGTAATGTTCCACCACAAAcagcagtgattcagtgtcagtTATCAAATTATGGAGACAGGACTCTTAatactatttgatgtacaaaacaagaccAGATGGGACTCAGGTAGgtagaaatcaagtatttgtaGGCAATGTAAGGCAAATCATAAAACCACAGCAATTCTTAACTATTACTAacacagaatgagacatttttgtcttccagcacttttcatgtggagttcaaagtgttCATGTAGAGTTCAAAGCGTTGACGCCCTCACgcaaatcatgaacgcagcttcacgattgagGTAGCAAAGCAGCTGCCGGCTGATAAATATTGTGAAGTATGAGAGTTGAGGGGATTAAATGTGTATtgtaatgaatatgcaacctacagtgctgtgaaaaattatttcttctgtttttgtgtatatctcatactaaattgtttcaaaaattaaactaaatagaaaataaaacaaaggcaatcggaGTAAACAcaaactatattttttaaatgataatgttatttattgaagaaaaaagttatccaatacaaAATGGGCCTGTGTGAAAATTGATTTGCCCCcttctatgaaactgcattcaaaaTGGGGTTTAGCTGGACtggacacacccaggcctgattactgccagccctgttcatttaaatcaacacataaatagaaccttttcagcagcatgaagttggctaaaaggtctcacccagcagcacactatgccaaggttgatagaaattccagaaattatgaggaaaaaggttattaaaaaacatcagtctgggaagggtacaaagctatttcaaaggctctgggactccaaagaaccacagtgaaagccatcatctccaaatggagaaccttctcagaagtggccgaccttccaaaattcctccaagagcacagcgattaCTCATCCAGAAAGTCACAAAAAacccaaggaactgcaggcctctctcgcatcaataaaggtcactttTCATGACtcaactatcagaaagacactggccaaaaatggcatccatggaagagtggtgaggcaAAAACCTTGTATGTATTTTTGATGGAAGTTTAACCTCTCTGGATAAATAGTTTGCTACTTGGCCCAATGTGATATTTAAAGCGCATATTCTgtgattttaataatataaattatataaaaataatgcttCAGAGTGGATTAGTGCTTTGCTCTGTCATCTCTCATTCAACAAGAATGATTCTCATAGTATGTGGTGTTTCCAATTTAGGAGCggtctgcttcacacattcatttaaagctcaTGCAGACTAAAATTGCAGCATTTTGCACTTTAATAATCACTCTAGGgcatatcatgattttaatttgattagtcGTGCATTTCAGTTTAAAAGGAGTATTAGAGCACACGTTCAAATATGCGTgggagcatttgaaagcagtcgcGTGTCAGTAAGACAGTGTGCGGGTACTGAATTAAGTTGGTGTTCAGTACTACTGGTACtgtagaatatataaatatatataataattttttcaatcataaagttaaaaaaaacagtttcaacaaaaaaatttaaataatggttACTTCATTAAGTGCATGAAGAATCTTGGAGCGAAAGGTGACAGTAGCACACACTATGGTGACCAGCCAAAAATTGAGCATCACCCCTGAGGACTGGACCCCCTTCATCCTCTCATTCTGGATGAAGAATGTAGCCAGCAACTGAAACACACAAATAAAGACAGAAATTAAAACTACAGTTTTGTAAACTTCAGGTTAATAAAAGATACTGCACAGACAAATTCTCTAACTATAAACAAAATTCTGAGCAGGCATATCAGTCTAGTTTTACTTTCCATGCCATAGGCAACGAGGAACAAGCTCATGTAAATTTGAATATGAAATCAGAGCGAGAAAATAAATCTACAAGCAAAGTAGTTTTATTCAGCACTTCCTTTTGTGAAAGAACAGATCTCACCATTGTAATGCCAAGCACTGTGGGGCTGACCAGGTAGACAGGAGCAATGGCAGCTCCTTGACTTCTTTCCCAGAAAGAGTAGAAAACATCTGCCCAGCAGATAAGCCATAGGGTAAACCCAATAACCTTTAAGGGGAGAGTCACGTGATCTTGAAACAACTTTTGACCTTGGCAGAGTTATCAGGAAACACACTCGCAAAGAAAGCTACTTGATAAAAAGAGAGTTGTTTACTGTTGTGTTACTGAATGCAAATACAACCAGAATCCTGTCTGCTACTACTCACTGTTTTGGCTCTATTGAGGTGAGTCATGCATATGTATCCATGGTCATGGGTTTTGAGGTATAGGATGTAGAATGGTGCTAACAGCCAGAGGTAGAGGCAGGGTATCCAAACCAGCACTGTGTTCTGGTAACATTGTGTCAGGTCTGGATTGAGTGCTTTCCATGTCCGGTTCCAATCCTGAAAACACAGAAGGACAAAAGGGGGTTCCATACTATACCATGTGACAGAAGATTCCTTTGACAAAACATAGAAACAAAGAAACAACTGGAGATGACCGAGAGTTCAGACTTTGTTGACTGACAAAGCACACAAAGACCTTATGATGTGTGCAAGGAACTGAGAAGAACAAACACTTCAGAACTCTGTCTTGAGTGGATCTTTCAAAGAACCAAgaaaataaccttttctgtgcttTGGAGCATAGCAGAGTCTCTTCAGCCTACTTATTGCTCATGAATGCTGAACCtttcattacaaaaaaaatctaatctgtTTTCTCTGTAGGGTGCACTACTTTGCATAATCATGTTCTGAGAAGAAAACAGGAacataatcaataaataaagtgctgaattttatttatttagtcatttattttcaaGACAAGGACATTAAATATGActtattacatttgaaatgtcaaaGTAAATGAATTTAACATTTAATCTATAATGGAGCTAGTGGGGTGGGTCTCACAAAACCTTTCAAGGACATAAATCAAGTGATAAGAAATGTACtttcaatatataattaaaaatgtcaatatgttacttaaaattatatatataaaatatttttttccatttgttttgagGTAAAATATGACCCGTTCATGAAAGGTTGAGATTCACCACATGACttcatacactggtggccaaaagttttttacttttattcaccaaagtggcattcaactgatcacaatgtatagtcaggacattaataacatgaaaaattactaattaaattacttcaaagagttctcatcaaaaaaatcctccatgtgcagcaaagacagctttgcagatccttggcattctagctatcagtttgtccagatactcaggtgacatttcaccccacacttcctgtagaactttccatagatgtggctgtcttgtcgggaacttctcacacaccttacagtctagctgatcccacaaaagctcaatgggattaagatccataacactctttcccAATTATCTGTTATCCAATGTCTGAGTTTATTTGCacctctaaccttttatttttctgtttcaaatgttttttttctttgaaaaaacaatgattgacagacGGGATTCTAGagatagcagtttctttttttgcaattatattgaccttaagacatgccagtctattgcatactgtggcaactcaaaaacaaacacaatgttaagcttcatttaacgaatcaaatagctttcagctgtgtttgatataatggcaagtgatattcaagtaccaaattagcaatttatcatgattattcaatgataaggtgttggtgtgatggttgctggaaatggggtctgtcaagattttattaaaaaaaaaaatgactttcaaatagcaatgatgctgttttttacatcagtaatgtcctgactatactttgtgatcagttgaatgccactttgatgaatagaactaccaatttccttccgaaacagcaaaatctgtacattattccaaacttttggctgctagtgtaaataaataaaacattaaaaatcttCAAATCTCTCACAGCACTTTGTGATTGGGCAAACAAAAGAGTAACAATGCAAACACAAAGCAGATGACAGCATTTCAAGAGAACATACAACACACTTTCTTggtattcattcatttttagagtGATTCATAATTCAatgaatatcccaggagatcagcagaaatactcaaaccagcccgtttggcaccaacaatcatgccatggtccaaatctctgagatcaaatgttttacccattctgatggttgatgacgtaaacattaactgaagcgcctgacccgtatctgcatgattatgcattgcactgctgtcacacgattgactgattagataattgcatggattacGCTTTTGTCCAAAACTTACAAAAAAAGGAACAAAGCAATTCGTCATATCAGTCATAATACAGgttagacaataataataaagtgctaagattatcacaaataaacaaaagattttGATACACGTCATTCATATTAAATCGTATATTCCACCCCATACGCGCTAATTGAGATTTGAGAAATCTTTTAGAAAATATAGTTTATAAACACTGTACTATATATCCGCACTGTAACAGATGGCCTGGTTGAATCTGCCGGCACAGACTGGGAGGAGCCACAAATCCGAGAGTACAGTTTACAAACCCGTGGAACGGATTGCGAAAGCGTGGGCACGGTTTATGAATTTGTGGGTACAGATTGCAAAAACTGAATGCACGGTTTACAAATCTGAGAGCGCGGATTAGGAACTCGTGGGTACGGTTTATTAATCCGTGAGCACGATTTGTTAAACCGagggaacagtttgagaattcgtGAGTACAGTTTATAAACTGAGCGGATGGATTGCAAAACCGTCGCcacggattgtttttttttccccaacagGTGACTTCCCGGGCCCCGTAAAATGCCATTAAGAGTTATGAGCAAAACAGACTGAAAGTCCATAGAGAGTTTCATGCATTCATGATGGTGTGGTTTCTAGCTAACCGGTTAGCTTAGCAACAGTGATGTCGTGTCTCGAACCCTAGTTATCTGTCTACCTAGACAGCACTGTGTCCCTGATAATTGCGTTCGAAGCGAGTCGAACTCAAGCGCGCGTCTTTGATACGCAAACATTTTCtgacattcaaaataaatgaaccaaagCGCATATGAGACCCACTATATAGGTAGATAGCTCACTAATTTGAGAtacaccagtgtatatatattgctGTGCACCACAAACCCGGCGAACCTTTACAATCTGTTGAAAACTACATCTCATCGGAGAAACGCAATTCGTGGCGTTAAAACGGTTTTTACTTACCCAAAATGGATCAGAACCGTCCAAACTGCAGAAACTGTCAATACCCATTCGCCGCAGGAGAGGATCTGTTACAGTGTGTGCTGGGGTTACCTCCGTTTCATAACCACCCAAGTACTCTCTTTTCTGTAGACAGTAGCGCTATGACGTAGTGGATCTAGTCACATGCGTTTTGTATTTTAGTGACGTAGTGAATGTTTTAATGCGCATGCCTATTCacgttttaattttttgttttattactgtaaTATACATAACGgtcattaattgataaattatattttcatgtaatacacacatttattagggctgcacaaattaattaaaataaaatcactgtaTGACATTAATCTGTAAAGCGCCACAacgattaaattaaattaatcctggaGAAAAAATGTATCCTGTAACCGCCCCTGTATACAAATAATTCACCCCATGGCATTTATGTACAGCGGAGAAGATGTTACAATGAGGAGCACATTATAGTGAGGATTTTATTGCTTCATTTAGATATTTGTAGAATGTGGGTGCAgaggaaaaacaaagaaaagtaatTTACAAATCCATGGTTATGGTCATTTATAAAAGCTAAGCTATATTAAACAAATGTCTCAGTGTAATACTTTAATACTAAGTAATAATGTACAGTGTAACcataaaaccaaaaacatccactACGTCAACAAAATCAACTACGCAGAGGATTAGATCCACTACGTCATCGCGCTACAGTCTGTAGCGAGGACCATAGAcctgtcattattatttttatatatgtgaagctttatattaatttgatataatttaatttatgtagAAGCTCTATGTGTTTTATGCTTTATACCTGCTTTTTATTTGATAcatattcaataataaaaaaaaaaaaaaaaacatagacctGTCAAATATAGACGCCTTATTGACCGCTGGATCTTACGTCAACGTCGTCGCCATATTGGACCGGGCAACTTGCCAAAACTCCCAGGCAGCTGTACACTGCCACTGAAGAAAAGATGCCTGACTCTTGTGCAGCTTGGGGCTGTACAAACCGTCGCACAATCCAAACCAGATCTCGGGGTATTACTTTTCATAGGTAAGACTGAACAGTTGTTTCTTGTTGTATTTGGTCATTATAACATTGTTGAAAGCTAACCAGGGTCACTATTTACACTATTTAGCTATGAAAGCTGAGACTTATAAAGTTTATATGATTTCGTATTAAGTCTCAACTTATATTATAGTTTATATTATATACTAAAGTGTGCATAATCGAGATTTTCATCTATATAGCCGTTTTTCTCCAAACCTACTTTAGTGACAAGCTTCTCGTTTCGGCTGAGAGACTGACATATTGTGAATCTGACTGTAGTTAGTTGGCTAGCTAACTTTTCTCAAACTTTTTGAAGGTTTCCCAAAGAGAAACAGCTGAGGAGGCAGTGGGAGGTAGCTTTAAGAAGGGAAGGTTTTTCCGCCAGTGAGTCCTCTGTGCTATGCAGTGAGCACTTCAAGCCGGAGGACTTTGACAGGACAGGTCAGACTGTAAAGATTAGAGATGGAGCTAAACCACCTGTCTTCAGTTTCCCGACTCATCTCCAAAGAGTAGGTGTATCGATAGGCTATAATGATTTGATCGCTTGTCATCAAATCGTGtctcgttatatatatatatatatatatatatatatatatatatatattttccatttTAGCCAGTGGCAACCAGGACAACACAAGCCTCAAGGAAGGCTGAAGAGAGCCTGTTAGTGGACTGCTCTCTACATTTCCAAGAGTATGTTCCTCCTCTGCCTAATGTTGTGAGTATTTTTACTAGTTaagcctctttctctctctctctctctctctctctctctctctctctctctctctctctgtctgtgcgtCTCTATTTTCAGACACATTCATGTATGCACGCATTGAAACATGCTGGTGTGTTTTTTGCATGTGGTGAATATGCGTCCCTGACAGACATATAAACCCATGGTGATAGCAGTGGGATTGAGGGGTGATGAGATTAAAGGATTATTATATGTATGGCTTTTGTTGTTcatctgaacacaaataaagatttttagaagacgtTTTCAGATGTGGAGGGACTTAGAATGGAAGGAGAAAGCAACCAACACTTTCAAGGCCATAAATCACATTTAGGCTggataatagtaatccatatatATGGCTTTAGATGCTTCCATTCTATCGATTTAACCATCCGAAaacatattctaaaaatcttaatttgtgttcagatcAACAacgaaagtcatacgcatctgggatggaatggaggctagtaaattatgagaatttacattttggggagAAATAATTACTTTTCAACCTTCTTTCTTCTAGGACCACTCCTATGCATTGCCTGCATCTCCCACTGGTCTAAAGGCCAGACTCTGTGAAGCCTTGGTTAGGGTGGAGAGTCTGGAGCGAGAGATGAGGAATGTGAAGGACCGAGAACGGAGGGCAATGAAGACATGGTCTTCTAGAGATCAGCTGAGCAGTTTATTTGCCAGTCATAATTGTGGAAAGCTGTCAGAGTGTCCTTGATCAATCAGTTTGTCCGAGCTGATATTGGTTCAgaggatgtgtttttttttctcagcgAGCACATTCAGGAATCACCGTTTGGAATTGACAACCATCATTTTTTGCTTTTGTCGTTAGTTGTGTCTGTCTTCCACAAACTAAGGCTACACCACATTGTCAGACTGAACACTCTTAAATTACAGAGTGGCAACTCAAGAAAAAAGCTGTGCAAAGCAGTTTTGTTCCAAGAATTTTAGCTCCCATCCCCCAGTTTTATAAAAGAAGAGCATAACTTGTACTGGTGGGATTGGCTCTAGCCCCCCACGAACCTACAAAGGATAAGCAATTATAGATGATTGATGGATGGGTGTACTGTATAGTCGATTatgctattatttttattatatattattgtacTATTCACTACTcactattttatttacttttttaattattttattattgactaTTATACTATTTATACTGCATGTTCTATTTGTTATtttcaatctattattattataatattgtattgtattatactaCTTGTgctattatattattttactgtTCACTACTCActattttatttactattttgTGTTATTGACTGTATtatactgtttatactacatataatATTTGCTATTATTATACATATACTATTTGCTTTAATCAAtctattattgtattatattatactacttatattattgtattattcaCTACTCActattttatttactattttctttttactgaCTATATTCTACAATTTAATTTATTCCTATAAAAATATAGAAGGTAGACTGGCTGCCAGTGTCtcactattttatttgtatttgctgattttgttctatttttctcaatGATGATCATTTCTTAGTACTTGAAGATgcactatttctctctctctctctctctctctctctctctcatctatctcatctatctatatatatatatatatatatatatatatatatatatatatatatatatatatatatataatttcaaagTGAACCAGCTGAGCACATGAAAAGCTAAAATGATGTGGTTGAAGACAGAAAAGGCCATTTCCACAATGAAAAAAACTTAATGGAAATGTGGTACATAAAATGAAACGTAGAGGGCGCTTTTGCCTCATCAATTTATGTAACTCCACAATCCAAGGGTGCGGTCCATTCAGAAGCGATTCATCCCTTTGccttatttctttaaaataaataacatcaaCTGAGTGCTTTGGAAGGCTGAAAGGTGTGAAgctcaaaaataaatttaaaccaGAACTcacatttaaagtaatttttattcGAAATTATTTTTGAAGCGACCTTACAGCATGACTGTTCTCACTTTGAAGTGCACTTCGGAGGCTGATTTATCCCTTTTGGTACGCAACAACTGATCCTCATCTTAGCCAGAACAGAAGGAGAGCACTCTTAACGAATGTATTGAACTAGAGTCATATAGTATGAAgtaactccttatgaacccagttgggaagggagtttatttacaattaaagtgcttgtgactttatggtaaattataatgACATGAATGCAGGCTGTTGTGCAAATGATTGCACATTTAAAGCCTAGTGTACACTTCACGAATCCAGCTCgtcttattttgatattttgactCGGCGGTTTGCAACGAGAAGTGTAATTAAAGCTGTAAcggccattttttatttatttatttatttatttatttatttattttttgctggttATTTGCGATTTAAAAGGACATAAGCTCATTATGTTACGTACGTAACTGAGAccttcccttacgactcagtacacttgacattgcatagcTACatatatggggaacagaatcccatcacgccatACTACACAACATAACGAACATACTGAACCATTGTCATATAGTATGAAgtaactccttatgaacccagttGGGAAATTAGtttatttacaatgaaagtgcttgtgactttatggtaaataatggcctgaatgcaggcagttgtgcaaatgatggggagcccgtacttacagggaagggcataagtatctatatatttggccaatgaaTTGAATTTGCTCTAAaaagagaggacttgtgaagaaagataTGTTACATCTAGGTTGTGAAACCTTGCGAAACCttgtgttttgagaggaccatcctgctgcaaaaaaaatgtcttgtaaggacacaccattcgtccatgcccatgagaagccatgcctctagttgagtgtgctttaacaccaattggggaagtctgaccctgcgactcataagtcagggtaattgcatcgacagtccagtgagagagcctttgcttggagacagacattccttttgtgcatcctccatagaaTATAAAGTGCTCATCAGACCGCCTGAACTGGCAAGTACACTCAATGTATGCATGTAGTGcccacacagggcataacaaatgcaatgattgttcctcatccaaattaaataGAGGGAAGATGGCCTGAAGGTAAACCACCTGCGATTTGAAGGGTTTGGTTAGGACCTTGGGTACAGAGCCTTTCCTTgttttgacagtggctcttgaaagaccgggGCTAAACTCCAGACATTGTCGACTGATAGTGCATGCAGGTCACCTATCGTTTTGCTGAAGCctgagccagcagtagtgtggtcttaacAGAGAGCATGCGCAAATCTAGAGTCTAAAggttttaggactaaagttaagtcggGACTGtaggtttaatcgtcttgctcctttaaggtactttatcatgcttgcctatagaggcacCGGCTTCATGTACGTGATACGCaaatatagttgccacatacactttgagcattgatGGGGTGTGTCCtgcatctaatcgctcttgaagataTATTAGAATCTCATCATGGgacagtttactgggtccttgaCCTGTAAGAGACACCACTCAATGAACACTGGCGTCttgtggacggtgctctggcctgtaaaatggtgttcatgaatGAACGTATCAGTTCTGGTGTGTGTAGTGCACCCCGTTCAGGGGctacacatgcaggttccacagctggggctggggatgccagattgtgccttgcgcctgagagaggagatccctcctcagtggtatttcccatggtgtgctgtacagcatctccatcatttctgtaaaccatggctggttgggccactTAGTcgcaactaatagaaccgtttccttgtcctctcggatTTTGCACACGACAGAGTGAATCGGGCATACTGGGGAAAACACATAATTGCATTTTGCTGgcaatttgtgtgccattgcgtcCGTTCCCAGTGGGGCTTGGGACTTCaaaaaccagaggggacagtgggcattctccactgaggcaaatagatcgatttctgctttgccgaatatttcctaaatcatcattacagtttgaggatgaagtctccattcaccCGGTATAACCCCTTGGCATGACAGAAGGTCCACGCCATAATTCAGGCGGCCTGGAACATATGTTGCtctcagggagaggagatgatgctcgccccaaaggaggaggcgaggcatcagtctcaacagtggcggtgaatgaattctGTCTTGGCGGTTAATATATGCCACAACAGTCATGTTATCTGAGCAAACAGGACGTGACAGTtcgctatttctgactgaaaagacTTTCAGGCTAGAATTACTGCCAATACCTCTAGGCGGTTGATATGCCACGCCCTCcttgcacctgtccaggtgccgaaagcCGGGCATCCAATGCACACatcccccaacctgtgttggaagcatccgtagTCACCACTTACCGCCTGACAACCTGCCCTAGTGTGACACCTCACTGGTAATACGTAGGAGCGGATGCCGCTGCCgtaaatcccaatgctttctgaaacggTTTCAGAGGAAGGGTTCtctccagtttgaactgagacagacactgaagAATGGACTGAATGCGCACACTCGTGAGGTGTGCCTGCCTGCTTATGGAGTTGAGgcggactcccaaaaaggagatttatTGGCTGGGGAGAGCGTACTCTTCGCCCAGTTCATTGAGGCCCAAGCCTTCATTTAGATGCTGAAACAgtgctggcataacagagcctGATTGCGCAAGTAACAGCAGGTAGTTCAAGATGCATacgccgctcagtctcagagggttGAGAACTGCATCGATGCATTTCGggaatgtgcgaggagccag comes from the Xyrauchen texanus isolate HMW12.3.18 chromosome 12, RBS_HiC_50CHRs, whole genome shotgun sequence genome and includes:
- the LOC127653268 gene encoding THAP domain-containing protein 6-like, producing MPDSCAAWGCTNRRTIQTRSRGITFHRFPKEKQLRRQWEVALRREGFSASESSVLCSEHFKPEDFDRTGQTVKIRDGAKPPVFSFPTHLQRPVATRTTQASRKAEESLLVDCSLHFQEYVPPLPNVDHSYALPASPTGLKARLCEALVRVESLEREMRNVKDRERRAMKTWSSRDQLSSLFASHNCGKLSECP